A window of Armatimonadota bacterium contains these coding sequences:
- a CDS encoding site-2 protease family protein — translation MELLKAVLQGLNVGATFLVVITVLVAVHEYGHYIVAKMCGMHVTAFAVMVGGIRKTDLADRLARPMAPSWIPWTVGAGVAAISFLGAFFGVLPVFYGGMAFLAVVGPVWVISRLCVLYHRPFTSGLMTLFKSWAVVAVVVLVGTRLQNVDAGYGLSMVLAASACAVLINYYFPVLTGSEGEANEGRGSILVQGERVPVRFRPVACKTNREGTEFSLLLLPLGGFAAMKGMQPQEDGSETKVDQGFFSKPPLARLAVLFAGPLFSVLFGMVLMFATTMAQGLPDKPSTTVGYLTTGPAKAAGIRVGDKIVAVNGRPVDSFFEVLSVVRKSYDKEFKPVAVTIDVMRDGAAQSFTFLPMVTPGAEPILDENLEPTGESQRQARLGFLPEPTYKPISVDKAATVAAVMPVVMVRNLFATFTDFKVAKENVGGPGAMVEQTAESVKQGWVKVIEMAAILSVTLGIMNLLPIPPLDGGQMAIAFFELIRGNRRLPMSLQNALHTVGAGLVVLLMLAVFAIDAGRRSELNRIKEETAVESR, via the coding sequence ATGGAGCTCTTGAAAGCCGTCCTCCAGGGACTGAACGTCGGCGCCACCTTCTTGGTGGTCATCACGGTTCTGGTGGCTGTCCACGAATATGGCCACTACATCGTGGCAAAAATGTGCGGCATGCACGTGACGGCGTTTGCCGTTATGGTCGGCGGCATCCGCAAAACCGACCTTGCCGATCGGCTTGCCCGCCCGATGGCCCCTTCTTGGATTCCCTGGACGGTGGGGGCCGGGGTTGCCGCCATCTCTTTCCTCGGTGCCTTTTTCGGTGTCCTCCCGGTTTTCTATGGCGGCATGGCGTTCTTGGCGGTTGTCGGCCCGGTCTGGGTGATCTCCCGGCTTTGCGTTTTGTACCACCGGCCGTTCACTTCGGGGCTGATGACGCTTTTCAAGTCATGGGCCGTTGTGGCGGTGGTGGTTTTGGTCGGCACCCGGTTGCAGAATGTCGATGCCGGCTACGGTCTAAGCATGGTTTTGGCGGCATCGGCCTGCGCCGTTTTGATCAACTATTATTTCCCGGTTTTGACGGGGAGCGAGGGTGAAGCGAATGAAGGCCGGGGAAGCATCCTAGTCCAAGGGGAGAGGGTTCCGGTCCGGTTTCGGCCGGTTGCCTGCAAAACCAACCGCGAGGGCACAGAATTCTCGTTGCTCCTTTTGCCGTTGGGCGGTTTTGCCGCGATGAAAGGCATGCAACCGCAAGAAGACGGCAGCGAGACAAAGGTCGATCAGGGGTTCTTTTCCAAGCCCCCGCTGGCCCGGTTGGCCGTGTTGTTTGCCGGGCCGCTCTTCAGCGTCCTGTTCGGGATGGTGCTGATGTTCGCCACGACCATGGCCCAGGGCCTCCCCGATAAGCCGAGCACGACGGTCGGCTATTTGACAACCGGTCCAGCCAAAGCGGCGGGAATTCGGGTTGGCGACAAGATTGTGGCGGTCAATGGCAGACCGGTCGATTCGTTTTTTGAAGTGCTCTCCGTGGTGCGCAAATCTTACGACAAAGAGTTCAAACCCGTCGCCGTGACAATCGATGTCATGCGGGATGGCGCGGCGCAGAGCTTCACCTTCTTGCCGATGGTGACCCCCGGGGCCGAACCCATCTTGGACGAAAACCTTGAACCTACCGGTGAGAGCCAACGCCAGGCGCGGCTTGGATTCTTGCCGGAACCGACGTACAAACCGATCTCGGTGGACAAAGCGGCAACAGTTGCGGCCGTGATGCCGGTGGTGATGGTCCGGAACCTTTTTGCAACCTTCACAGATTTCAAAGTTGCCAAAGAAAATGTCGGCGGCCCGGGCGCGATGGTCGAACAAACGGCAGAAAGTGTCAAGCAAGGCTGGGTCAAAGTCATCGAGATGGCGGCCATCCTCAGCGTCACGCTGGGCATCATGAACCTGTTGCCGATCCCGCCGTTGGATGGCGGCCAAATGGCGATTGCTTTCTTTGAACTGATCCGCGGCAACCGCCGCCTGCCGATGAGTTTGCAGAACGCTCTGCATACGGTTGGTGCGGGGTTGGTTGTGCTCTTGATGTTGGCCGTATTTGCCATCGATGCTGGGCGTCGAAGCGAATTGAACCGGATCAAGGAAGAAACGGCGGTTGAATCGCGCTAG
- a CDS encoding aquaporin: MNYKALAAEFIGVFALCFAGLLAIANAGAGATNLTGVALAHGLAISVMVAAFAAVSGAHFNPAVSLAMLATGRIKVPAFLGYIAAQLLGGLVASLVAASALGIQVVRDGTPALGEGVSMTNGILLEAVATFILVATVFGSAVDKRNSGQAPLYIGISIVVGILAIGPMTGAALNPARFLGPAFVGGFGATPIVWIVGPLLGGLAAGLLFENFLMEKEGE; this comes from the coding sequence ATGAACTACAAAGCCCTAGCCGCAGAATTCATCGGCGTGTTCGCGTTGTGTTTTGCGGGATTGCTCGCCATTGCCAATGCTGGTGCCGGCGCCACAAACCTGACTGGAGTCGCTCTGGCCCACGGTTTAGCGATATCGGTGATGGTTGCCGCCTTCGCTGCCGTGAGTGGGGCGCATTTCAACCCCGCAGTCAGTCTGGCTATGCTTGCAACGGGCCGGATCAAGGTGCCGGCATTCCTCGGATACATCGCCGCCCAGCTGCTTGGGGGCCTTGTTGCCTCGCTGGTAGCGGCATCGGCCCTGGGGATCCAAGTCGTGCGCGATGGGACGCCAGCGCTTGGGGAGGGTGTTTCCATGACGAACGGGATTTTGTTGGAGGCGGTGGCCACATTCATTTTGGTGGCAACGGTCTTCGGTTCGGCCGTCGACAAACGCAATTCCGGACAGGCCCCCCTCTATATTGGGATTTCGATCGTGGTGGGGATCCTTGCGATTGGGCCGATGACGGGAGCCGCCTTGAACCCCGCCCGGTTTTTGGGGCCGGCGTTTGTCGGAGGGTTTGGAGCAACGCCGATCGTGTGGATCGTCGGCCCGCTGCTTGGAGGCCTTGCCGCGGGCCTTTTGTTTGAAAACTTCTTGATGGAAAAGGAAGGCGAATAA
- a CDS encoding Nif3-like dinuclear metal center hexameric protein, producing the protein MTVRDVLVAVEQFAPPHFAFGFDKIGLQTGNPDAEVTQLAVSLDSGLGAIRFAADQGAQVLVAHHPLVWEPLKAVRTDDWNQRRVFEAVKSGISVIAAHTNWDCAPGGINDTLAGLIGLHDVRTFGSAERETTWKIVVYVPVDSGETMIDALSSAGAGVIGQYRRCAFTTEGTGTFCGGEGSKPVVGKPGQIERVPEVKIEMTVPGNRKPAVEMALRTAHPYEAPAFDWVPLADSVGYPAGRIGRLDPKNDFQQHTDHCLQSRSEIWLGHNRPVETVAVVGGAAAGEWKAALAAGADAFVTGEVPLHIALEASESGLTILACGHYATEQPGMAAMAKNLRESLRIPIHLYAPQSGFHGHPL; encoded by the coding sequence GTGACCGTCCGGGATGTCCTTGTTGCCGTCGAACAATTCGCACCGCCGCATTTTGCCTTTGGCTTCGACAAAATCGGCCTGCAAACGGGCAACCCCGATGCGGAAGTCACTCAACTCGCGGTGAGCCTGGATTCGGGATTGGGGGCCATCCGGTTTGCCGCAGACCAAGGAGCCCAAGTGCTGGTTGCTCACCATCCCCTGGTCTGGGAACCGCTCAAAGCAGTTCGCACCGATGATTGGAACCAACGTCGGGTTTTTGAGGCGGTCAAATCGGGGATATCTGTCATCGCCGCCCACACCAACTGGGATTGCGCCCCCGGTGGGATCAACGACACCTTGGCGGGCCTCATCGGCCTCCACGATGTCCGCACTTTTGGATCCGCCGAGCGCGAAACCACCTGGAAAATTGTCGTGTATGTCCCGGTTGATTCCGGCGAGACCATGATCGATGCCCTCAGCAGCGCCGGGGCCGGCGTGATCGGCCAATACAGACGGTGCGCGTTCACCACCGAAGGCACGGGCACCTTTTGCGGGGGAGAAGGGAGCAAACCGGTTGTTGGCAAGCCTGGACAAATCGAGCGGGTGCCAGAAGTCAAGATCGAAATGACAGTCCCCGGAAATCGGAAACCCGCCGTCGAAATGGCGCTGCGAACTGCCCACCCATACGAAGCGCCGGCGTTTGATTGGGTGCCACTCGCCGACTCGGTTGGATATCCCGCCGGGCGCATCGGCCGACTCGATCCCAAAAACGATTTCCAACAACACACCGACCATTGCCTGCAAAGCCGGAGTGAGATTTGGCTGGGACATAACCGGCCGGTGGAGACGGTCGCCGTGGTCGGCGGGGCCGCCGCCGGAGAATGGAAAGCAGCCTTGGCCGCCGGGGCCGATGCCTTTGTCACCGGGGAAGTCCCCCTACACATCGCCCTGGAAGCCAGCGAGTCGGGGCTCACAATCCTGGCCTGCGGGCACTATGCGACCGAACAACCGGGAATGGCGGCGATGGCCAAGAACCTCCGTGAATCACTCCGAATCCCTATCCACCTTTACGCCCCACAATCCGGATTTCACGGCCACCCGCTTTGA
- the rplE gene encoding 50S ribosomal protein L5, translated as MARKENKAANTGPQGALPAPRLKKIYRETVVQRMRDKFQYDSVMQVPRLTKIVINMGTGIDEKELDSALRDMTVITGQKPVTTVARKSVAQFKLREGMKIGCRVTLRGDRMWHFFDKLNTVALPRLRDFQGLSPKSFDGRGNYSFGLQEQLVFPEIDYDSFDKMRGMDITVCTTAQNDEEGRELLKALGFPLRDK; from the coding sequence ATGGCCCGTAAAGAAAACAAAGCCGCCAACACCGGCCCGCAAGGTGCCCTCCCGGCACCCCGGCTCAAAAAGATCTACCGAGAAACCGTTGTCCAACGCATGCGCGACAAGTTCCAATACGATTCCGTCATGCAAGTTCCCCGGCTCACCAAAATCGTGATCAACATGGGAACCGGGATCGACGAAAAAGAACTCGATTCCGCACTCCGGGACATGACCGTCATCACCGGCCAAAAACCCGTGACGACCGTTGCTCGCAAATCCGTCGCTCAATTCAAGTTGCGCGAGGGGATGAAGATCGGCTGCCGGGTCACCCTCCGCGGAGACCGCATGTGGCACTTCTTCGATAAGCTGAACACGGTGGCCTTGCCCCGTCTCCGTGACTTCCAAGGACTCTCGCCCAAGTCGTTCGACGGCCGCGGCAACTACTCCTTTGGTCTGCAAGAACAACTCGTGTTCCCGGAAATTGATTACGATTCGTTCGACAAGATGCGGGGGATGGACATCACCGTCTGCACCACCGCTCAAAACGACGAAGAAGGCCGCGAACTCCTCAAGGCTCTCGGATTCCCGTTGCGGGACAAGTAA
- the rplX gene encoding 50S ribosomal protein L24: protein MPTKAELKIKGQPKLRLRQGDQVVIIAGKDKGERGFIAKISPTENRAYVLKDNPENPDAPLPLNAVIKHKKARFQGEKSDRIRIPSPIHVSNLMLIDPESGEPTRVGKRKEAGKTVRFAKKSGKTLNDQPNIDKE, encoded by the coding sequence ATGCCGACCAAAGCTGAACTCAAAATCAAAGGACAACCCAAGCTCCGCTTGCGGCAAGGCGACCAAGTCGTCATCATCGCTGGGAAAGACAAAGGGGAACGAGGCTTCATCGCCAAAATCAGCCCGACGGAAAACCGGGCGTACGTTCTCAAAGACAATCCTGAAAACCCCGATGCGCCGTTGCCCCTCAACGCCGTCATCAAACACAAAAAAGCACGCTTTCAAGGCGAAAAATCCGACCGGATCCGCATCCCGTCGCCTATCCACGTCAGCAATCTCATGCTGATCGATCCGGAATCTGGCGAACCAACTCGGGTTGGCAAACGCAAAGAAGCCGGGAAAACCGTCCGCTTTGCCAAAAAGAGCGGCAAAACCTTGAATGACCAACCCAACATCGACAAGGAGTAA
- the rplN gene encoding 50S ribosomal protein L14, translating into MIQQFSRLKVADNSGAREVMCIRVLKGSQPKYGGIGDIIVCSVKSATPNMPIKKGDVIKAVVVRTRKAVRRADGSSLRFDDNACVVINPNKEPRGTRIFGPVARELRDGNYMKIVSLAPEVL; encoded by the coding sequence ATGATTCAACAGTTCTCACGGCTCAAAGTGGCCGACAACTCGGGCGCACGGGAAGTGATGTGCATCCGGGTGCTTAAAGGGTCGCAACCCAAATATGGCGGTATCGGAGACATCATCGTCTGCTCGGTCAAATCCGCTACCCCCAACATGCCCATCAAAAAGGGCGACGTTATCAAAGCAGTCGTGGTCCGCACACGCAAAGCCGTCCGCCGGGCCGATGGGTCGTCCCTCCGGTTTGATGACAACGCCTGCGTCGTCATCAACCCCAACAAAGAGCCGCGTGGAACCCGCATCTTTGGGCCCGTGGCCCGCGAACTCCGCGATGGTAACTACATGAAAATCGTCTCCCTCGCTCCGGAGGTGCTCTAA
- the rpsQ gene encoding 30S ribosomal protein S17 — MSENTATRGARKVRRGMVKSNKMDKTVVVELSSSFQHPLYGKTVKRSVRVKAHDEENSCDVGDTVEIMETRPLSRDKHWRVTRIIEKVK, encoded by the coding sequence ATGAGCGAAAACACGGCAACTCGCGGCGCACGGAAAGTCCGGCGCGGAATGGTCAAAAGCAACAAGATGGATAAAACCGTCGTTGTCGAACTCAGCAGCAGCTTCCAACACCCGCTTTACGGCAAAACCGTCAAGCGGTCCGTCCGGGTCAAAGCCCACGACGAAGAGAACAGCTGCGATGTCGGCGACACCGTGGAAATCATGGAAACCCGGCCGCTCAGCCGCGATAAGCACTGGCGCGTCACCCGGATTATCGAAAAGGTCAAGTAG
- the rpmC gene encoding 50S ribosomal protein L29, which produces MKALKAKDLRSKTVPELEALVKAERVALFQARRDLVFRQTTDTASLKTRRHNIARLLTLIEEKKKGEKA; this is translated from the coding sequence ATGAAAGCACTCAAGGCAAAAGACCTCAGGTCTAAAACGGTTCCCGAACTCGAGGCACTCGTCAAAGCCGAGCGCGTCGCGCTCTTCCAGGCCCGGCGAGACCTCGTCTTCCGGCAGACCACCGATACCGCCAGCCTCAAAACCCGGCGGCACAACATCGCGAGGCTCCTGACCCTCATCGAAGAAAAGAAAAAGGGTGAAAAGGCATGA
- the rplP gene encoding 50S ribosomal protein L16: protein MLMPKRTKFRKQFRGKMRGKAQRGNVVNFGDFGLMSLEAAWITSRQIEAARIAMTRHIKRGGKVWIRIFPDKPYTKKPLEQRMGKGKAGVEGWVCVVKPGRIMFEMNGVPVEVAKEAMRLAQHKLPIKTKFVTKEEFQEANGL from the coding sequence ATGTTGATGCCAAAACGGACCAAGTTCCGCAAGCAGTTCCGCGGCAAAATGCGCGGCAAAGCCCAAAGGGGCAATGTCGTCAATTTTGGCGACTTTGGACTCATGTCCCTGGAAGCAGCCTGGATCACGAGCCGGCAGATCGAAGCCGCCCGGATCGCCATGACCCGCCACATCAAACGGGGCGGAAAAGTCTGGATCCGCATCTTCCCCGACAAGCCCTACACCAAAAAACCGCTCGAGCAGCGCATGGGCAAGGGTAAGGCCGGCGTCGAAGGTTGGGTCTGCGTCGTTAAACCCGGCCGCATCATGTTCGAAATGAACGGCGTGCCGGTCGAAGTCGCTAAAGAAGCCATGCGGCTTGCCCAACACAAGCTGCCGATCAAAACCAAATTCGTGACCAAGGAGGAGTTCCAAGAAGCCAACGGCCTCTAA
- the rpsC gene encoding 30S ribosomal protein S3 — protein MGQKIHPVGFRIGVIRGHDSHWIYPKKQYRQALASDNVIRKYVKEKISKGLISRVEIERAANRVKVTIYTSRPGAVIGRGGKGIDQISEDLNRIMRKDDPTAQVQVNVSEVRQPELDAMLVAENIAVQLERRISHRRAMRQAITRAQRMNGRGMKIMCGGRLNGSDIARVEVDKFGKVPLHTLRADIDYGTATAATIYGSVGVKVWVYRGEVLPERQLQAMTDALNERNPRGKGRGRDDRGPRDDNRGPRNDDRRRDDRGPRNDNRGPRNEERGPRADSAPEPQTTEVND, from the coding sequence ATGGGTCAGAAAATCCACCCCGTCGGATTCCGAATCGGTGTGATCCGTGGCCACGATAGCCACTGGATCTACCCCAAAAAGCAATACCGCCAAGCTTTGGCCAGCGATAACGTCATCCGCAAATACGTCAAGGAAAAGATCAGCAAAGGGCTGATCTCCCGGGTTGAAATCGAACGAGCGGCCAACCGCGTCAAGGTGACCATCTACACCAGTCGGCCCGGTGCCGTCATCGGCCGGGGCGGCAAAGGCATCGACCAAATCAGCGAAGACCTCAACCGCATCATGCGCAAAGATGACCCCACCGCCCAGGTGCAGGTCAACGTGAGCGAAGTGCGGCAGCCCGAGCTCGACGCGATGCTCGTCGCCGAAAACATCGCCGTCCAGCTGGAGCGCCGGATCAGCCACCGCCGGGCCATGCGCCAAGCCATCACTCGCGCCCAACGCATGAACGGCCGAGGCATGAAAATCATGTGCGGCGGAAGGCTCAACGGATCCGATATTGCTCGGGTCGAAGTCGACAAGTTCGGCAAAGTCCCCTTGCACACCCTCCGCGCCGATATCGATTACGGAACCGCAACCGCCGCCACCATCTATGGCTCGGTCGGCGTGAAGGTTTGGGTCTACCGGGGAGAAGTCTTGCCGGAACGGCAACTGCAGGCCATGACCGATGCCCTGAACGAGCGCAACCCGCGGGGCAAGGGAAGGGGCCGCGACGACCGCGGGCCGAGGGACGACAACCGGGGACCCCGCAACGACGACCGCCGCCGCGACGACCGCGGGCCCAGGAACGACAACCGGGGGCCACGCAACGAAGAGAGGGGGCCACGCGCTGATTCCGCACCGGAACCCCAAACCACAGAGGTGAACGACTGA
- the rplV gene encoding 50S ribosomal protein L22: MEVRAVAKFVRVQPRKVRLIAKEVKGAGAIYAANHLRFHPSKGAFVLHKVLVSAISNAEANHGLDARTLKIAEIRVDEGPVLKRIQARAMGRANRILKRMSHITVVVEDVEPVAQAKVATTPAKPRPKLAVKGKKKAEAKAATEAPAEEPMTEESAVEETAAEAPVEASAEAAEATEATNETTAEESAGAPEAEGEEKN, translated from the coding sequence ATGGAAGTCCGAGCCGTCGCTAAATTCGTCCGGGTGCAACCCCGCAAAGTCCGCCTTATTGCCAAAGAGGTCAAAGGGGCTGGTGCCATTTATGCCGCCAACCACCTGCGGTTCCACCCCAGCAAGGGCGCGTTCGTTTTGCACAAAGTTTTGGTCAGCGCCATCAGCAACGCTGAAGCCAACCACGGCCTTGATGCCCGAACCCTCAAAATCGCAGAGATCCGCGTTGACGAGGGGCCAGTGCTCAAGCGCATCCAAGCTCGCGCCATGGGCCGCGCCAACCGCATCCTCAAACGCATGAGCCACATCACCGTGGTCGTCGAGGATGTCGAACCGGTCGCCCAGGCCAAGGTCGCCACCACCCCCGCCAAGCCCCGGCCGAAACTGGCCGTCAAGGGCAAAAAGAAGGCGGAGGCCAAAGCGGCAACCGAAGCCCCGGCAGAAGAGCCCATGACCGAAGAATCGGCCGTGGAAGAAACCGCCGCCGAAGCACCAGTCGAAGCCTCAGCCGAAGCGGCCGAGGCAACTGAAGCAACAAACGAAACAACGGCGGAAGAATCCGCCGGAGCCCCGGAAGCCGAAGGGGAGGAGAAGAACTAA
- the rpsS gene encoding 30S ribosomal protein S19 has translation MARSLKKGYFVDDHLIKKVDAMNEKGEKKVIKTWSRRSTIIPDMIGHTIAVHNGKQHVPVFVTENMIGHKLGEFAPTRTYKGHDGSIPDRGVRIR, from the coding sequence TTGGCACGAAGTCTCAAGAAAGGATACTTCGTCGATGACCACCTGATTAAAAAGGTGGACGCGATGAATGAAAAAGGCGAGAAGAAGGTCATCAAGACCTGGTCCCGCCGATCCACCATCATCCCCGACATGATCGGGCACACCATTGCTGTGCACAACGGCAAGCAACACGTCCCCGTGTTCGTGACCGAAAACATGATCGGCCACAAACTCGGTGAATTCGCCCCGACCCGCACCTACAAGGGCCACGACGGATCGATCCCAGACCGGGGGGTCCGCATCCGCTAA
- the rplB gene encoding 50S ribosomal protein L2, with protein sequence MPTKKVKPTSPGRRHKIAATYEEITKKKPEKSLLAPIKKKGGRNHTGRITMKNRGGGNKRRYRIIDFKRQKDGMPATVIGIEYDPNRTCRIALLQYEDGTKTYILAPKNVTDGAVLLSGPDADILPGNCKILRNIPLGTLVHNVELQPGRGGQMVRSAGASAQVMAKEGSYCTLRLPSGEMRMVHMDCRATIGEVGNSEHENERKGKAGITRGKGRKPHVRGVVMSPRDHPHGGGEAKSPVGRRKGPVDRWGNKAIGSPTRSNKRTDRFIVRRRKKK encoded by the coding sequence ATGCCGACCAAAAAAGTCAAACCAACCTCGCCAGGGCGACGACACAAAATCGCCGCAACCTACGAGGAAATCACCAAGAAGAAGCCCGAAAAAAGCCTGCTCGCCCCCATCAAAAAGAAGGGTGGCCGGAACCACACCGGGCGCATCACGATGAAGAACCGCGGCGGCGGCAACAAACGGCGCTACCGCATCATCGACTTCAAACGGCAAAAAGATGGCATGCCCGCCACGGTTATCGGCATCGAATACGATCCCAACCGCACCTGCCGCATCGCCCTGCTGCAATATGAAGACGGCACCAAAACCTACATCCTCGCGCCCAAAAACGTGACCGATGGAGCCGTCCTGCTCAGCGGGCCCGATGCCGACATCCTGCCCGGCAACTGCAAAATCTTGCGGAACATCCCGCTGGGGACGCTGGTTCACAACGTGGAGCTCCAACCCGGTCGTGGCGGCCAAATGGTTCGCTCCGCCGGTGCATCTGCCCAGGTCATGGCCAAAGAAGGGAGCTACTGCACCCTCCGCTTGCCATCCGGCGAAATGCGCATGGTTCACATGGATTGCCGCGCCACCATCGGCGAAGTCGGCAACTCCGAGCACGAAAACGAGCGCAAAGGGAAGGCCGGGATCACCCGGGGCAAAGGCCGCAAGCCGCACGTCCGCGGCGTCGTCATGAGCCCGCGCGACCACCCCCACGGTGGTGGTGAAGCCAAATCGCCCGTCGGCCGCCGCAAGGGCCCGGTCGACCGCTGGGGCAACAAGGCGATCGGTTCGCCCACCCGCTCCAACAAGCGCACGGATCGGTTTATCGTCCGCCGCCGCAAGAAGAAGTAA
- the rplW gene encoding 50S ribosomal protein L23 — MDAHEIILYPHITEKTRLLAFGNPRIKDEKLIVRKYTFVVAPRANKIQIKAAVEAIFNEGKKPKEQITVEDVHTINVKGKSRRVGQRKPGKTAGHKKAIVTLAPGQVLEGFGV, encoded by the coding sequence ATGGACGCACACGAAATCATCCTGTACCCGCACATCACCGAAAAAACCAGGCTGCTCGCCTTCGGCAACCCGCGGATCAAAGACGAAAAACTCATCGTCCGCAAATACACGTTTGTTGTGGCACCCCGCGCAAACAAGATCCAAATCAAAGCCGCCGTTGAAGCCATCTTCAACGAAGGCAAAAAACCCAAGGAGCAGATCACGGTCGAAGACGTGCACACCATCAACGTCAAGGGTAAATCGCGGCGCGTCGGTCAACGCAAACCCGGCAAGACCGCCGGCCACAAAAAGGCCATCGTGACCCTTGCCCCCGGCCAAGTCCTGGAGGGCTTCGGAGTCTAA
- the rplD gene encoding 50S ribosomal protein L4, which produces MAELEIFDNKGKSVGKHKLAGPLAELTVNNMVLHRTVVAEEANARQGTQSTRTRSEARGGGRKPYKQKKTGNARQGTIRAPHYAHGGVALAPKPRDYSKKVNRKERRLAIMAAFGAKANAGDVIISKEIAFKAPKTKDAQAVLAALGLADVKRVLIVVPEYDDAVVKSFRNIPNVELRTAPSRDGKAASFSTRDLLVAHKIVVTEDAMKKTEECWLA; this is translated from the coding sequence ATGGCAGAACTTGAAATCTTTGATAACAAAGGCAAATCAGTCGGCAAGCACAAGCTCGCCGGCCCCCTTGCCGAACTCACCGTCAACAACATGGTGCTCCACCGGACCGTGGTGGCCGAAGAAGCCAACGCACGGCAAGGCACCCAAAGCACCCGCACCCGTAGCGAAGCCCGCGGCGGCGGACGCAAACCCTACAAACAAAAGAAGACCGGTAACGCCCGACAAGGGACGATCCGCGCTCCGCACTATGCCCATGGCGGCGTTGCGCTGGCCCCCAAGCCGCGCGACTACAGCAAAAAGGTCAACCGCAAGGAACGCCGGCTTGCCATCATGGCCGCTTTCGGTGCAAAGGCCAACGCGGGCGATGTCATCATCAGCAAAGAGATCGCCTTCAAGGCACCCAAAACCAAGGATGCCCAAGCGGTTCTCGCCGCACTCGGCCTGGCCGACGTCAAGCGCGTGCTGATCGTCGTGCCCGAATACGATGACGCGGTGGTCAAAAGCTTCCGCAACATCCCCAACGTGGAACTGCGAACCGCGCCCAGCCGGGACGGCAAAGCCGCATCGTTCAGCACCCGCGACCTGCTGGTGGCCCACAAAATCGTGGTCACCGAAGACGCCATGAAGAAAACAGAGGAGTGTTGGCTCGCCTAA
- the rplC gene encoding 50S ribosomal protein L3 — translation MLSGILGKKVGMTQVFTEEGKAIPVTVIQAGPVYVTQIKTVETDGYNAIQVGYGEMSDKNLSFPKHGHLKKAGLTTNLRHLAEFRVDNPGGFELGQAITADIFAAGDKVDLTATSKGRGFAGGVKRHHFKGQHMTHGYMTHRRPLSSGATGPQRVFKGTKKPGHMGDAQVTQKGSRIVGVDAERNLVWVSGSVPGAPDGLVRVTKAKR, via the coding sequence ATGCTCTCAGGAATACTTGGAAAAAAAGTAGGCATGACCCAGGTGTTCACGGAAGAAGGGAAGGCAATCCCTGTCACCGTGATCCAGGCCGGGCCTGTTTACGTCACACAAATCAAAACAGTTGAAACCGATGGTTACAATGCCATCCAAGTGGGTTACGGGGAAATGAGCGACAAAAACCTCAGCTTTCCCAAGCACGGCCACCTCAAAAAGGCTGGGCTGACCACCAACCTCCGCCACCTTGCCGAATTCCGTGTTGACAACCCCGGTGGGTTCGAGCTTGGCCAGGCGATCACCGCCGACATTTTTGCCGCCGGCGACAAGGTCGACCTGACCGCAACCAGCAAAGGACGCGGATTTGCCGGCGGCGTCAAACGCCACCACTTCAAAGGCCAGCACATGACCCACGGCTACATGACCCACCGCCGACCGCTTTCCAGCGGGGCAACTGGGCCGCAACGCGTGTTCAAAGGCACCAAAAAGCCCGGACACATGGGCGACGCCCAGGTCACACAAAAAGGCAGCCGCATCGTCGGGGTTGACGCAGAACGCAACCTCGTCTGGGTCAGCGGCAGCGTTCCGGGCGCACCGGATGGACTGGTCCGCGTGACCAAGGCCAAGAGGTAA
- the rpsJ gene encoding 30S ribosomal protein S10, whose translation MSGLPTVRIRIRAYDHRILDQSAVKISETCKRTGARISGPIPLPTKIRRFCVIRGPHIDKESMEHFELRVHNRLLDIHDLTNRTIEALERLDLPSGVDIQIKTV comes from the coding sequence ATGAGCGGACTGCCAACAGTTAGAATCCGGATTCGAGCATACGACCACCGTATCCTCGACCAATCGGCCGTGAAGATCAGCGAAACCTGCAAACGCACAGGCGCGCGGATCAGCGGGCCCATCCCCCTGCCGACGAAAATCCGGCGGTTCTGCGTCATCCGCGGACCCCACATCGACAAAGAGTCGATGGAGCACTTCGAACTGCGCGTGCACAACCGCCTCCTCGATATCCACGACCTCACCAACCGGACGATCGAAGCCCTGGAACGGCTCGACCTGCCCAGCGGCGTCGATATCCAAATCAAAACCGTCTAA